The following is a genomic window from Clostridium fungisolvens.
ACTAAAATATTAATGGATCCTTATATAAATATGCTAGGATATAAGCTGCCAGAAATTGAAGCTGAAATAGTGGCTACTAGTCATGAACACAAGGATCATAATAATATAGATGCGGTTAAAGGAAATTTTGTTCACATAAATGGATTAGGCATATTTTCAGAACATGGAATAGATATAAGAGGTGTTGATACCTTTCATGATAAGTTCTCAGGGGATAAAAAGGGAAGAAATACTATATACAATTTTAAAGTTGATGATATAAATGTTTGCCATTGTGGTGATCTTGGACATATACTTGATACAAAACAAGTAGAAGAAATAGGAAAGGTAGATGTGCTCCTTGTACCTGTAGGAGGAGGATACACAATTGACGCTACAGATGCTGTAGAAGTAGTAAAGCAGTTGAAACCTACAGTTATTATACCTATGCACTACAGGACAAAAGCATTAGGCCCAATGGGATTAGCCTTTGCTAAAGTTGATAAGTTTATAGAAGCTTCAGGAATTAAGGCTCAAACATATAAAGATCTAGAATTGAATAAAGAAAATATTGAAAATTATAAGGGGATAGCTGTCCTTAATTATAAATAAATAGTATATCTAACAATCTAATAAGGGTATGTGCTTCTGTTGCTTTTACAAAAAGCTTGAATTATAATGAGAAAAAACACTACTTTGTTATTTAAACATTATTATAATATAAACAGGAATTTGTAAAGTATAAAGGAGAGTAATTATGATTGAATACAAATTTGACACACAGTTATTAATCGAGGGAGAAAATCTTTCAGAGGATGAAATAAATGAATATATAACACAAAACATTGAAGGCGATTGCTTACTTGCAGTTGGAGATGATGAACTTATAAAAATACATTTTCATACGAATACTCCATGGAAGGTTCTTGAGTATTGTGCTTCTTTAGGTGATATTCATGATGTTGTTATAGAAAATATGGAACGACAAGCCAATGGGCTAAAAGGCTAAAAGTTAAGCAGGCAGGTGAAAACTTGTCTGTTTTTATTTTTGATTCTTTTTAAGATTATTATAGCTGAAAAGTTTAAGTACATTAATATTAAAGGAACAAAGCATAATATAGATATAAAAAATTTTTCGAATATCAATGTTTGTATACAAAATATGGTAGTAATATTATAATTATATTAAGTTTTAGATGAACAACTTCATACTTAAATTTATATTTTCAAACTTTCCTCTCAGAATCCAGAGGAGTTTTGAAAATAGGTTTCGGATTGAAGTATTTCATCTTTAGTTATGAATTAATATAGCTTGTAAGGGGAGAAAAATATGAGATGCTTAGTATGTAAAACAAACGAATTAGAAGAGCAGTATTTAGAAAATGGTTTAAGGGTTTATACTTGTAAGGAGTGTGAAGGGAAATGGATGCGCTTTGGAGACTATTTCACCTGGCACAATAGCAATAAAAATCAGAGTGAAACTGTAACAGAGGATAAATACATATCTGTTAAAGATTCCACAAATCCTAAGTTTTGTCCTGATTGTGAAACTATACTTACTCCGTATAAAGTATCAAGTAAACTTAGTTTTATGCTAGAGCATTGTGGTTCCTGTAATGGAATCTGGTTTGATAAGAATGAATGGGAGTCAATTAAGAGCATTGATTTACATCATAAAATTCAAAACTTTTTTACTGAAGCATGGCAAAAAAAGATTAGAGAAGATGAAAGTAGAGAATTCTTAGAAAAGCATTATACAAATAAGTTTGGTGCTGAGGATTATGAAAGACTAAAGCAGACAAAAAAATGGATAGATGAAAGTGAAAATAAATCTATGTTATTAGCTTATCTGATGAATGAAAATCCTTATAAGCTATAAGAATGATAGAGGCTTTTAAAAAGCCTCTATTTTGTTTTTCTGGATTTTAATGGAGTTTTTCCGTAAATCTTTTTAGAACAGTAGCCTTAAATTCTTCACTTGATGTCACCTTCATTAGTATGTTTATTAATATTTATATAAATCACATTATTGCAAATTATATCTGGAAATAATCATATTATGTATAAAAGTAGTTAAATGTGGTGTAATAGTTGAAATAGAGATTAATTTTATGTATACTTACCTTTGTTGAGAATTGATATCATATAAAACATAATATTATTGAAAAGGTAAGAGAAGAAATGAAAAATAAAAACTTTATTATAGTAGTTATTGGACAAATAATTTCTTTGTTTGGAAATTCTATTCAAAGATTTTGTATGTCGCTATATATATTAAATTTAACAGGAAGTGCCGGGATATTTTCAACAATACTAGCAATTTCAACTATTCCATATATACTGTTCGCACCAATTGCGGGTTTTTTAGCAGACACGGTAAACAGGAAAAAGATCATGATTTATCTTGATTTCATTAGTACAGCGTTAATGGGAGTATATTCAATCATAATATTAAGTGGTAAGGATAATACCATAATAGTAGCGGTTGTAATGTTTATGCTTTCTACAATTTATACTTTATATAGTCCTTCTGTCACATCCAGTATTCCACAAATTGTTGAGAAAGAAAGCTTAGCTTCTGCCAATGGAGTAATTCAGCAGGTTGGGTATGTAGTTAATTTAGCTGGACCAATAGTTGCGGGACTGTTATATAGTTTTTTGGGAATGAAAATGGTAGTGATATTAAACTCAGTTAGTTTCCTTGTTGCAGCAATACTAGAGCTGTTTCTAGATATTCCTGATTTAGAAGTAAAAGAAAGGTTTAAAAATCCTCTGATACAATCTATTGGCGAAATGAAAAAGAGCTTTATGTATTTGAAAGAAAAAAAGAAGATAGTATTAGGAATTATATTTTCATATGCACTCACTAATATCTTTGTAGTTCCGGTGTTAAGTGTTGTGTCTCCATACTTTATTAACGTAAAACTAAGTATGCCTTCAAGCATTTATGGATATATTGAAGCAATATTTGTTTTAGGAATGATAATAGGAGGTATGCTAATTACCTTGAAACCTAACTTGTTTAAAATAAATATATTACATAAAACAATGTATCCAATGATACTAGCTATGTTTATTATGGCAGTCTCTACTGTTATAAGTGGAGAAAACAAGTTTGTAACACTAGGGCTTTATTCCATAGGAGGTCTTGGAATAATGCTGTCACTAGCATTATCTAATATTATTTCCTTAACATATATCCAACAAGAAGTGAGAGAAGATATGCTAGGGAAAGTTAGTGCTTTTTCTACAGCAGTTGCTACCGCAAGTGTTGCCCCTGGGCAGATAATATATGGACAATTAATTGATTTTAATTTAGGTATGTTCAATATACTGATACTGACTTTTATATTTAGCATTGCAGTAGTGTGGTATATAAAATGGAATGTTAGAAGAGTTTAATTCCATTAAAGTAATATGTATGAATGTGCAAAAAATATTTGAAGTTTACAATAAAGGTATATGACAGTATACTTAAAGATGTAACATTTCCGTAGGAAAGCTATTTTTAAAACTCTTCTGGGTTCTAAGAGGAGAATTTGAAAATATAAATATGAATTGAATAATGAAATATAGGTTTAATCGTATTGATTAATTAAAAGGGAATCAGGTAAGAATCCTGAACTATCCCGTAGCTGTATTAGAGGAGTTTAAATACATAAATGTCACTTGGAAACAGGGAAGGCGTATTTAAATGATGAGTCTTGAGTCAGAAGACCTGCCTATATTTTTGCACCAATTATAGATGTACCACTTCGTACCGAAACCTATTTTCAAAACTCCTCTGGGTTCTGAGAGGAGAATTTCAAAATATAAATTTTATTACGAAGTGGCACATCATTAACTCTACGAGTGATAGAGAGGGGCGGTAGAATGAAAAATTGCTTACTTATTTTATATGATTAAGTATGTTTTGTTACTATGTCCTTTTAACATTTTAGTTAAGAGGACTTTTTTACTGTTTAGAAGACTATAGAATTTTAGTACAAGAACAAAGTGGTTTTAAACAAACATTAAAGTCTATAAAATAGGAGTGTTTATATGAAAAAGAAATATCAAATTGCATTAGGTATTTTTATTGCGTTATTATTTATCCCTAGAACAGCATATGCAATGCATATAATGGAGGGATTCTTACCAGCAAAATGGTGTATTGCTTGGGGAGTTTTAGCAATTCCATTTGTAGTGGTTGGCTTTTTTACAATAAGAGAAAAAGTAAATGAAAATCCTAGAACTAAAATGCTTATAGCTATGGTAGGAGCTTTTGCCTTTGTATTGTCAGCGTTAAAAATACCTTCAGTTACTGGGAGTTGTTCACATCCTACAGGTGTGGGACTAGGCGCCATACTTTTTGGACCAACTATAATGAGTGCTTTAGGAGTAATTGTGTTAATATTTCAGGCTTTGCTTTTAGCGCATGGAGGAATTACAACCTTAGGTGCTAATACTTTTTCTATGGCTATAGCAGGACCTTTTGTTTCATATTTTTTGTACAAGATTTTGAAGACACTTAAAGTTTCACAAAGCATATCTGTATTTTTATCTGCAATGATTGGAGATTTAATGACATATGTTATAACAGCAATACAGCTTTCATTGGCTTTTCCGGATCAAAGTGGTGGAGTTTTAGCTTCTGCAGCTAAGTTTTTAGGAATCTTTGCGGTTACTCAAATTCCTCTTGCAATAAGTGAAGGGATATTAACAGTAATTATATTTAATTTGTTAAAGAACTATAATAAGCAGGAATTAATAGAACTTAAAGTAATATCGAAGGAGGAATAATAGCTGTGAAGTTGAAAAATAAGAGTCTTCTAATAAAAAATTTTATATTAGCTTTGCTAGTTATAATAATAGCTGTGGCTCCACTTGTATTTATTAAAAATGGTGAATTTTCTGGTTCTGATGATCAAGCAAAAAAGGCTATAACAGACATAAATAAGGAATATAAACCTTGGTTTTCACCTATATGGCAACCACCTAGTGGGGAAATAGAAAGCTTACTTTTTGCATTACAAGCTGCAATAGGGACAGGTATTGTATGTTATTATTTTGGATACCAAAAGGGAAAGTCTAGAAAGGCAGAGAAATAAATATGTTTTCGATTGATAAATTAGCATATATATCTGAACTAAGAAGGGTAAATCCAACGGAAAAATTTATTTTTGCTATCTTTACTATGTTTATTTGTATTGCTTTAAATAGTACTGTAATTTCAGTGATAGTATTACTTCTCATGTCAGGAATAACTGTTTTTAAAGGAAAAATTCCCTTAGGAACTTACGTGAAATTAATGTCATTACCACTATCATTCTTGATAGTTGGAATAATCACTATAGCGATAAATATAGTTCATAGTGCTGATAACTTAATATTTGGATTTAATATATTAAACATTAAGCTAGGGTGTACTTCAGAGAGTTTTGAGACAGCTACGAGTCTGTTTTTTAAGTCTTTGGCATCAGTTTCATGCTTATACTTTCTAACACTGAGTACGCCATTGTTTGAGGTTTTATCTGTACTAAAAAAACTAAGAGTACCAAAATTATTTGTTGAATTAATGGGGCTTATATATAGATTTATTTTTGTATTGTTAGACACGGTAAATATGATATATACATCTCAAAATTCAAGGCTTGGGTATTCAACACTTAGACTTAGCTACAATTCATTAGCTAAATTAATCTCATCCTTATTTATAAGTTCCTATAAGCGATCACAGGACATTTACACAGCTATGGAATCAAGATGCTATGACGGTGATATAGACTTGCTTGAAGAAAACTATCCAAGTTTATTTAAAAATATCTTACTAATTGCTTTTACGGAAGCAGCCTTATTAATTATAGCTTTTAGTGAATATCTTATCAGGGGGAAGATATAAGGTTTAACACTTTAACTTAGGATTACATTTAAATTATTGGAGGAAATATAGTGAGTGAATACATACTTGAAACTAAAAATTTAAGCTTTAAATATCAGGATGGGACTAAGGCTTTGAATAATATAAATTTAAAAATAGAAAAAGGAAAGAAAATATCTTTTCTAGGTGTCAATGGTTCAGGTAAGTCCACATTGTTTTTGAATTTTAATGGTGTATTAAAGCCCACGGAAGGAAAGTTAATATACGACAAAAAAGAGGTTAAATATAACAGAAATTCCTTGATGGAACTAAGAAAAAATGTAGGAATTGTGTTTCAAGATCCTGAGAATCAACTTTTTTCAGCAAATGTATATCAAGAAGTTTCCTTTGGCGCTATGAACTTAAAACTTGATACAGTAGAAGTAAAGAGTAGAGTGGATAAAGCTCTAAAAAATGTTGAGCTGTATAGTTATAAGGATAAGGCTGTTCATTTTCTAAGCTATGGGCAGAAAAAAAGGGTATCCATTGCAGATATACTTGTGATGGAGCCAGAAATAATAGTTTTTGATGAACCAACTTCAAGCCTTGACCCTAAACATTCAAAACAGATTGTGAAAATATTTGATGAATTAAACGAAAGAGGAATAACAGTTATTTTATCTACTCATGATGTGGAACTTGCATATACTTGGTCAGATTATATTTTTGTAATGAAGGATGGAGAGATAGTCAAAGAAGGCAATCCAACTGAGATTTTCTCAGATGATAATTTAATTGATGAATGTTATTTGGAAAAGCCAATGATTTTCGAAATTTATCAAAATTTATGCAA
Proteins encoded in this region:
- a CDS encoding MBL fold metallo-hydrolase, with the translated sequence MKIKWFGHSCFMITSKQGTKILMDPYINMLGYKLPEIEAEIVATSHEHKDHNNIDAVKGNFVHINGLGIFSEHGIDIRGVDTFHDKFSGDKKGRNTIYNFKVDDINVCHCGDLGHILDTKQVEEIGKVDVLLVPVGGGYTIDATDAVEVVKQLKPTVIIPMHYRTKALGPMGLAFAKVDKFIEASGIKAQTYKDLELNKENIENYKGIAVLNYK
- a CDS encoding kinase to dihydroxyacetone kinase, whose protein sequence is MIEYKFDTQLLIEGENLSEDEINEYITQNIEGDCLLAVGDDELIKIHFHTNTPWKVLEYCASLGDIHDVVIENMERQANGLKG
- a CDS encoding TFIIB-type zinc ribbon-containing protein — encoded protein: MRCLVCKTNELEEQYLENGLRVYTCKECEGKWMRFGDYFTWHNSNKNQSETVTEDKYISVKDSTNPKFCPDCETILTPYKVSSKLSFMLEHCGSCNGIWFDKNEWESIKSIDLHHKIQNFFTEAWQKKIREDESREFLEKHYTNKFGAEDYERLKQTKKWIDESENKSMLLAYLMNENPYKL
- a CDS encoding MFS transporter, which translates into the protein MEKVREEMKNKNFIIVVIGQIISLFGNSIQRFCMSLYILNLTGSAGIFSTILAISTIPYILFAPIAGFLADTVNRKKIMIYLDFISTALMGVYSIIILSGKDNTIIVAVVMFMLSTIYTLYSPSVTSSIPQIVEKESLASANGVIQQVGYVVNLAGPIVAGLLYSFLGMKMVVILNSVSFLVAAILELFLDIPDLEVKERFKNPLIQSIGEMKKSFMYLKEKKKIVLGIIFSYALTNIFVVPVLSVVSPYFINVKLSMPSSIYGYIEAIFVLGMIIGGMLITLKPNLFKINILHKTMYPMILAMFIMAVSTVISGENKFVTLGLYSIGGLGIMLSLALSNIISLTYIQQEVREDMLGKVSAFSTAVATASVAPGQIIYGQLIDFNLGMFNILILTFIFSIAVVWYIKWNVRRV
- a CDS encoding energy-coupling factor ABC transporter permease: MKKKYQIALGIFIALLFIPRTAYAMHIMEGFLPAKWCIAWGVLAIPFVVVGFFTIREKVNENPRTKMLIAMVGAFAFVLSALKIPSVTGSCSHPTGVGLGAILFGPTIMSALGVIVLIFQALLLAHGGITTLGANTFSMAIAGPFVSYFLYKILKTLKVSQSISVFLSAMIGDLMTYVITAIQLSLAFPDQSGGVLASAAKFLGIFAVTQIPLAISEGILTVIIFNLLKNYNKQELIELKVISKEE
- a CDS encoding energy-coupling factor ABC transporter substrate-binding protein, which gives rise to MAVKLKNKSLLIKNFILALLVIIIAVAPLVFIKNGEFSGSDDQAKKAITDINKEYKPWFSPIWQPPSGEIESLLFALQAAIGTGIVCYYFGYQKGKSRKAEK
- the cbiQ gene encoding cobalt ECF transporter T component CbiQ, whose amino-acid sequence is MFSIDKLAYISELRRVNPTEKFIFAIFTMFICIALNSTVISVIVLLLMSGITVFKGKIPLGTYVKLMSLPLSFLIVGIITIAINIVHSADNLIFGFNILNIKLGCTSESFETATSLFFKSLASVSCLYFLTLSTPLFEVLSVLKKLRVPKLFVELMGLIYRFIFVLLDTVNMIYTSQNSRLGYSTLRLSYNSLAKLISSLFISSYKRSQDIYTAMESRCYDGDIDLLEENYPSLFKNILLIAFTEAALLIIAFSEYLIRGKI
- a CDS encoding energy-coupling factor ABC transporter ATP-binding protein; this translates as MSEYILETKNLSFKYQDGTKALNNINLKIEKGKKISFLGVNGSGKSTLFLNFNGVLKPTEGKLIYDKKEVKYNRNSLMELRKNVGIVFQDPENQLFSANVYQEVSFGAMNLKLDTVEVKSRVDKALKNVELYSYKDKAVHFLSYGQKKRVSIADILVMEPEIIVFDEPTSSLDPKHSKQIVKIFDELNERGITVILSTHDVELAYTWSDYIFVMKDGEIVKEGNPTEIFSDDNLIDECYLEKPMIFEIYQNLCKTGQVNSTEDIPRNKQELYKLISSIGQK